A stretch of Deinococcus radiopugnans ATCC 19172 DNA encodes these proteins:
- a CDS encoding FAD-binding dehydrogenase, which produces MTIHDTDIIVIGAGLAGLVAAAEAADAGKRVLLLDQEGEQNLGGQAFWSFGGLFVIDTPEQRRLGIRDSHELAWRDWQTTAGFDRPEDHWPRRWAEAYVDFAAGEKYGWLAAQGVKFFPGVGWAERGGQGASGPGNSVPRFHITWGTGPGVVEPFERRVREHVTAGRIAFRFRHRVRGLNITDGVVHGVHGDILEPSDVGRGEPSSRVVVDDFDLNAGAVILTSGGIGGNQELVRRNWPTARLGPAPEFMISGVPKHVDGAAQAMAEAAGAHLINRDRMWHYTEGIRNWNPIWPMHGIRILPGPSSLWLSPDGTRLPYPNYPGFDTLGTLQHITTNGYPYTWFVLNRAIIKKEFTLSGSEQNLDLTDRDLRKVAGRLGKNVAPSVQAFMDQGADFVVRDTLPELVRGMNEAIGNDTVDYEKVAREIADRDLQVANVFGKDPQLAVVRGARAFINERLIRIVKPAPLLDPASGPLVAVKLNILTRKTLGGLETDLHARVLRPDGQPMPGLYAAGEVAGFGGGGMHGYRSLEGTFLGGCLFSGRVAGRCAAGAVD; this is translated from the coding sequence ATGACAATCCATGACACTGACATCATCGTGATCGGCGCGGGCCTGGCCGGACTGGTGGCCGCCGCCGAGGCCGCCGACGCCGGCAAGCGCGTGCTGCTGCTGGACCAGGAGGGCGAGCAGAACCTGGGCGGGCAGGCCTTCTGGTCTTTTGGCGGGCTGTTCGTGATCGACACGCCCGAACAACGCCGCCTGGGCATTCGCGACAGCCACGAGCTGGCGTGGCGCGACTGGCAGACCACGGCGGGATTTGACCGCCCCGAGGACCACTGGCCGCGCCGCTGGGCCGAGGCCTACGTGGACTTCGCCGCCGGGGAAAAATACGGCTGGCTGGCCGCGCAGGGCGTCAAGTTCTTTCCCGGCGTGGGCTGGGCCGAGCGCGGCGGGCAGGGCGCGAGCGGCCCCGGCAACAGCGTGCCGCGCTTCCACATCACCTGGGGCACCGGGCCAGGGGTGGTGGAGCCGTTCGAGCGACGCGTGCGCGAGCATGTGACGGCGGGCCGAATCGCGTTCAGGTTCCGCCACCGCGTGCGCGGCCTGAACATCACGGACGGCGTGGTGCATGGCGTGCACGGCGACATTCTGGAACCGTCGGACGTGGGACGCGGCGAGCCGAGCTCGCGCGTCGTGGTGGACGACTTTGACCTGAATGCCGGGGCGGTGATCCTGACTTCCGGCGGCATCGGCGGCAATCAGGAACTGGTGCGCCGGAACTGGCCCACGGCGCGGCTCGGCCCCGCCCCGGAGTTCATGATCTCCGGCGTGCCGAAGCATGTGGACGGCGCGGCGCAGGCGATGGCCGAGGCGGCGGGCGCGCACCTGATCAACCGCGACCGCATGTGGCACTACACCGAGGGCATCCGCAACTGGAACCCGATCTGGCCGATGCACGGCATCCGGATCCTGCCCGGCCCCAGCAGCCTGTGGCTGTCTCCAGACGGCACGCGCCTGCCGTACCCGAATTACCCTGGCTTCGACACCCTCGGCACGCTGCAACACATCACGACGAACGGCTACCCATACACCTGGTTCGTGCTGAACCGGGCGATCATCAAGAAGGAATTCACCCTCAGCGGCTCCGAGCAGAACCTCGATCTGACCGACCGTGATCTTCGCAAGGTGGCCGGGCGGCTGGGCAAGAACGTGGCGCCCTCGGTGCAGGCCTTCATGGATCAGGGAGCAGATTTCGTGGTCCGCGACACGCTGCCCGAACTGGTGCGCGGCATGAACGAGGCCATCGGCAATGACACCGTGGATTACGAGAAGGTGGCGCGCGAGATCGCAGACCGGGACCTGCAGGTTGCCAACGTGTTCGGCAAGGACCCGCAACTGGCGGTGGTGCGCGGCGCGCGGGCTTTCATCAACGAGCGGCTGATCCGCATCGTCAAGCCCGCGCCGCTGCTGGACCCGGCTTCTGGCCCATTAGTCGCGGTCAAGCTGAACATCCTGACCCGCAAGACGCTGGGCGGCCTGGAAACGGACCTGCACGCGCGGGTGCTGCGGCCTGACGGTCAGCCGATGCCGGGGCTGTATGCCGCCGGGGAAGTGGCGGGCTTCGGCGGCGGCGGCATGCACGGGTACCGCTCGCTGGAGGGCACCTTCCTGGGCGGCTGCCTGTTCAGCGGGCGGGTGGCGGGGCGCTGCGCGGCAGGGGCGGTGGATTAG
- a CDS encoding HAD family hydrolase: protein MTPYHAVILDLDGTLVDSNDAHARAWVHAFADKGFHLSFEEVRPLIGMGGDQLVPRLTGVSPGSEAYRQLSDAWKNHFQRGELPTVRAQPGARELVEELRRRGLDLIIGTSGDEAVVEALLMRADVADLVPQRTTASDVEDSKPAPDIVKAALEKLGRKADEVLMLGDTPYDIESAGRSGVRTVALRCGGDTRLDGAVGVYNDPLDLLNHLSDLPLR from the coding sequence ATGACCCCCTACCACGCAGTCATTCTCGATCTGGACGGCACGCTGGTGGACAGCAACGACGCCCACGCCCGCGCCTGGGTCCATGCCTTCGCCGACAAGGGCTTTCACCTGAGTTTCGAGGAGGTGCGGCCCCTGATCGGCATGGGCGGCGATCAGCTGGTGCCGCGCCTGACCGGGGTGTCGCCCGGCAGCGAGGCGTACAGGCAGCTCTCGGACGCCTGGAAAAATCACTTTCAGCGCGGCGAGTTGCCCACCGTCCGGGCGCAACCGGGGGCGCGCGAGCTGGTGGAGGAATTGCGGCGGCGCGGTCTGGACCTGATCATCGGCACCTCGGGCGACGAGGCCGTGGTGGAGGCTTTGCTGATGCGGGCGGATGTGGCGGATCTGGTGCCGCAGCGCACCACCGCCTCCGACGTGGAGGATTCCAAGCCTGCCCCCGACATCGTGAAGGCGGCGCTGGAGAAACTGGGACGGAAGGCCGACGAGGTACTGATGCTGGGCGACACGCCCTACGACATCGAGAGCGCGGGCCGCAGCGGCGTCAGGACCGTGGCCCTGCGCTGCGGCGGGGACACCCGGCTGGACGGTGCGGTGGGGGTCTACAACGATCCGCTGGACCTGCTCAACCATCTGAGCGATCTGCCACTGCGCTGA
- a CDS encoding GNAT family N-acetyltransferase, with the protein MASTPLPFDTALYRVYSAFRCELSHFTHENQRRIKAAGLTPQQFSLLVILGAEGREGLSIGEAATRLHIAHNSVVELSQRAEAAGLLTRSSAGGRRQGTQLQLTGPGLRRLDDLTAQLIDEMAGDRQTLIEALTHWNTVLAAKGADNPAAPPAATLHRAGPDQKALIWRLLQLYLDELSVPLRSALNDRGEYEYPAFEQYWEQEVHAAYLFQVGRRPAGFALVRRLGDRPVWHTLDEFCVLRVYRGQGLGAALAGEVLRAHPGRWSVAHLPQNLGAIRFWDRVLPRHARHAPERRESPARPGVWQYQFEVAPDAALSAD; encoded by the coding sequence ATGGCCTCCACTCCTCTGCCCTTCGACACGGCGCTCTACCGGGTGTACAGCGCCTTTCGCTGCGAGCTGAGTCACTTCACCCACGAGAACCAGCGGCGCATCAAGGCGGCGGGCCTGACGCCTCAGCAGTTCTCCTTGCTGGTGATCCTCGGCGCGGAAGGCCGGGAAGGACTCAGCATCGGGGAGGCGGCCACCCGGCTGCATATCGCCCACAACAGTGTGGTGGAACTGTCGCAACGCGCAGAGGCGGCGGGCCTGTTGACGCGCAGCTCGGCCGGTGGGCGGCGTCAGGGCACCCAGTTGCAGCTGACCGGGCCTGGCCTGCGCCGTCTGGATGACCTGACCGCCCAGCTGATCGACGAGATGGCAGGTGACCGGCAGACGCTGATTGAAGCCCTGACGCACTGGAACACCGTTCTGGCGGCCAAGGGCGCAGACAATCCTGCTGCGCCGCCCGCCGCTACCCTGCACCGTGCCGGGCCTGACCAGAAAGCCCTGATCTGGCGGCTGCTCCAGCTGTACCTCGATGAGTTGAGCGTGCCGCTGCGCAGCGCCCTCAATGACCGTGGTGAATACGAGTATCCGGCTTTCGAGCAGTACTGGGAACAGGAGGTCCACGCCGCCTATCTCTTTCAGGTGGGGCGGCGGCCTGCCGGCTTTGCCCTGGTTCGCCGCCTGGGGGACCGCCCGGTCTGGCACACGCTGGACGAATTCTGCGTGCTGCGGGTCTACCGGGGGCAGGGTCTGGGCGCGGCGCTGGCGGGTGAGGTGCTGCGTGCCCACCCAGGGCGCTGGTCTGTGGCCCACCTGCCGCAGAACCTGGGTGCCATCCGGTTCTGGGACCGCGTGCTGCCCCGTCACGCCCGCCACGCGCCCGAACGCCGCGAAAGCCCGGCCCGCCCCGGCGTGTGGCAGTACCAGTTTGAGGTGGCGCCAGACGCCGCCCTGAGCGCCGACTGA
- a CDS encoding alpha/beta hydrolase family protein translates to MRTSLLALSLALTGSALAASMPTTLATGGLTLHGTLETPDTPAPWPAVLIVAGSGPTDRDGNSAGLPGANDSLKQLAQGLARQGIASVRYDKRGIGQSVPTSGPALREENLVFGDFVNDAAAWLRQMKADPRFAGVGVIGHSEGALIALAVANDIPVGAVVTLAGAGENLSDVLKRQIRANPANPPELVAEVDRILAELSAGRRVASVPPVLAPLFRPSVQPFLISAFQYDPAHLIGTVKAPVLIVQGDADLQVTPDDARRLAAANPQAELRLIPGMNHVLKQVGHDLTLNQRSYGDPTVPLSPALLPAAAPFLKSRLTQTAAP, encoded by the coding sequence ATGCGAACTTCATTGCTTGCCCTGAGCCTGGCCCTGACGGGTTCTGCCCTGGCGGCATCCATGCCCACCACGCTGGCCACCGGGGGGCTGACCCTTCACGGCACCCTGGAGACGCCGGACACGCCCGCGCCGTGGCCCGCCGTGCTGATCGTGGCCGGCTCCGGCCCCACCGACCGGGACGGCAACAGTGCCGGGTTGCCCGGTGCCAACGATAGTCTCAAGCAACTGGCGCAGGGACTGGCCCGGCAGGGCATTGCCAGCGTGCGCTACGACAAGCGCGGCATCGGCCAGAGCGTGCCCACCTCTGGCCCGGCGCTGCGCGAGGAGAACCTGGTGTTCGGGGACTTCGTCAACGACGCCGCCGCCTGGCTGCGCCAGATGAAGGCTGACCCGCGTTTTGCAGGCGTGGGCGTGATCGGACACAGCGAGGGCGCGCTGATTGCCCTGGCCGTGGCCAACGACATCCCGGTGGGGGCGGTGGTCACGCTGGCCGGGGCCGGTGAGAACCTCAGTGACGTCTTGAAACGCCAGATTCGCGCCAACCCGGCCAACCCGCCTGAGCTGGTGGCCGAGGTGGACCGCATCCTGGCCGAGCTGAGCGCGGGCCGGCGGGTGGCGTCGGTGCCGCCGGTCCTGGCCCCGCTGTTCCGGCCCAGCGTGCAGCCGTTCCTGATTTCGGCCTTCCAATATGATCCGGCCCATTTGATCGGAACGGTCAAGGCCCCGGTGCTGATCGTGCAGGGCGACGCGGACCTGCAGGTCACGCCTGACGACGCCCGGCGGCTGGCCGCCGCCAATCCACAGGCCGAACTGCGGCTGATTCCGGGCATGAACCATGTGCTCAAGCAGGTGGGACACGACCTGACCCTGAATCAGCGCTCCTACGGCGATCCCACGGTGCCCCTCAGCCCCGCGCTGCTGCCCGCCGCCGCGCCTTTTTTGAAGTCCCGCCTGACCCAGACCGCCGCTCCATGA
- a CDS encoding autorepressor SdpR family transcription factor: MNEVFRALADPTRREILRVLRGGEMTAGELADLFPLTKSTLSRHFAVLREADLVASEKRGTSVVYRLNTTVFQEVSAGLFELFAAPPAKEKPSKDKT, translated from the coding sequence ATGAACGAGGTCTTCAGGGCGCTGGCCGATCCCACCCGCCGGGAGATTCTGCGCGTGCTGCGCGGCGGCGAGATGACGGCCGGCGAACTCGCGGACCTGTTCCCACTGACCAAGAGCACCCTCAGCCGCCATTTTGCGGTGCTGCGCGAAGCCGATCTGGTGGCTTCCGAGAAGCGCGGCACGTCGGTGGTCTACCGGCTGAACACCACCGTGTTTCAGGAGGTCTCGGCGGGCCTGTTCGAGCTGTTCGCCGCCCCACCGGCGAAAGAAAAACCCTCAAAGGACAAGACATGA
- a CDS encoding DUF1648 domain-containing protein, producing the protein MNIKELPAALCFLGSGVVAALTYPRLPQTVPVHWGLDSAPDRFGSRFEALFVPPLIFLGAAVLLWAIEHFSPRDRSNGPVLRAARLGLGMMALLVPVALALNWDMARAALIGTGLLLALLGNVLGRAQPSVFVGLRTPWVYRSRRAWFASQRRSALWLTALGGVLAAAAALCPREVLFPWVAPVGLLIGLGGTVGWLAYASYRDWKEDPAPEPVFRS; encoded by the coding sequence ATGAACATCAAGGAATTGCCCGCTGCACTGTGCTTTCTCGGATCCGGGGTGGTGGCCGCTCTGACCTACCCGCGCCTGCCCCAGACGGTGCCGGTGCACTGGGGACTGGACAGCGCACCCGACCGTTTCGGCTCCCGCTTCGAGGCGCTGTTTGTCCCGCCACTCATCTTTCTGGGCGCGGCCGTGCTGCTGTGGGCCATCGAACACTTTTCCCCTCGTGATCGTTCCAACGGCCCGGTCCTGCGGGCCGCGCGGCTGGGCCTGGGGATGATGGCCTTGCTGGTGCCCGTGGCCCTCGCGCTGAACTGGGACATGGCGCGCGCCGCGCTGATCGGCACCGGACTGCTGCTGGCGCTGCTGGGCAACGTGCTGGGCCGCGCGCAGCCCAGCGTCTTCGTGGGCCTGCGGACCCCCTGGGTGTATCGCAGCCGCCGGGCCTGGTTTGCCTCGCAGCGCCGCTCTGCCCTGTGGCTGACGGCGCTGGGGGGAGTCCTGGCCGCCGCCGCCGCGCTGTGCCCCCGTGAGGTGCTCTTTCCCTGGGTGGCCCCGGTGGGGCTGCTGATCGGACTGGGGGGCACGGTGGGCTGGCTGGCCTACGCCTCGTACCGGGACTGGAAGGAGGACCCCGCGCCAGAGCCGGTGTTCAGGTCTTGA
- a CDS encoding zinc-dependent alcohol dehydrogenase family protein, whose translation MKAVVYEHFGMRPELRTVPDPVPTADGVVLRVEASGVCRSDWHGWMGHDPDIALPHVPGHEIAGTVVAVGQAITRWREGDRVTLPFVSGCGRCPECQSGQQQVCRDQFQPGFTAWGSFAEYVALRYADGNLVRLPDGLDFVTAASLGCRFATSFRAVAQQGRVRGGEWVAVHGCGGVGLSAVMIAHALGARVVAVDIGADKLARAADLGAEVTLNSREVDVVTAIREATGGGAHLSLDALGHAQTCADSILCLRTQGRHVQVGLLVADQGRPPLPMDAVIAKELEIYGSHGMAAHAYPEMLGMIESGLLRPDRLIGARLTLEQSVEALMGMDSFAGTGVQVIDRFRQSSGGTRAGAPHTDSD comes from the coding sequence ATGAAAGCCGTCGTCTACGAGCATTTCGGAATGCGCCCCGAACTCCGCACCGTCCCTGACCCCGTGCCGACAGCGGACGGCGTGGTGCTGCGCGTGGAGGCGTCCGGCGTGTGCCGCAGCGACTGGCACGGCTGGATGGGCCATGACCCCGACATCGCCCTGCCCCACGTCCCCGGCCACGAGATTGCCGGAACCGTGGTGGCCGTGGGCCAGGCCATCACCCGCTGGCGCGAGGGGGACCGCGTGACGCTGCCCTTCGTCTCGGGCTGTGGGCGCTGTCCAGAGTGTCAAAGCGGGCAGCAGCAGGTCTGCCGGGACCAGTTTCAGCCGGGCTTCACGGCCTGGGGATCGTTCGCCGAATACGTGGCCCTGCGCTACGCCGACGGCAATCTGGTGAGGTTGCCCGACGGTCTGGATTTCGTGACGGCGGCCAGTCTGGGGTGCCGCTTCGCCACCTCCTTCCGCGCGGTGGCGCAGCAGGGCCGGGTGCGCGGCGGCGAGTGGGTGGCGGTCCACGGCTGCGGCGGCGTGGGCCTGTCGGCGGTCATGATCGCCCACGCCCTGGGCGCACGGGTGGTTGCGGTGGACATCGGCGCGGACAAGCTTGCGCGGGCGGCGGATCTGGGCGCGGAGGTGACCCTCAACAGCCGCGAGGTGGACGTGGTGACGGCCATCCGCGAGGCCACGGGCGGCGGCGCGCACCTGTCGCTGGACGCGCTGGGGCACGCGCAGACCTGTGCCGATTCCATCCTGTGCCTGCGGACCCAGGGCCGGCATGTGCAGGTGGGCCTGCTGGTGGCCGATCAGGGCCGCCCACCGCTGCCGATGGACGCCGTGATTGCAAAGGAACTGGAGATTTACGGCAGCCACGGCATGGCCGCCCACGCCTACCCGGAAATGCTGGGCATGATCGAGAGCGGCCTGCTGCGCCCGGACCGGCTGATCGGCGCGCGGCTGACGCTGGAACAGTCTGTCGAGGCGTTGATGGGAATGGATTCGTTTGCCGGCACCGGGGTGCAGGTGATTGACCGTTTCCGCCAGTCGTCTGGGGGCACCAGAGCCGGCGCCCCTCATACGGACTCCGATTGA
- a CDS encoding alpha-2-macroglobulin family protein, giving the protein MKRRWTRGVMLSGLLLVGLAPAQREVSIYGGVYRSSQPVSVEVYAPAGTVFTLSRVLDPAALFAASPDPHEPRLGAARRSAPIRTITLKKRDQRLDFGKLPSGVYVVGTGKLGAVVLVSNLGLVVKRDAGQALTFAADRESGQTRAARVWALGGGSPVLSGADGVARFTRKANADSDKETFLARYGNDWAISGAYWNSYAAPLVRGYVYTDRPIYRPGQHVEFKAVLRQARKLTPLANTSVRVTIQSPDGDEVYRKTLTTNALGSLSAGLDLPVGAKLGEYYFSLKPDKAGGDSQSDIGGSFQVEAYQKPEYAVTLAPDRKRAVQGEKVNLRISARYLFGGNVSGARVNYNVTRAPYYPPGFDSDYLPPGDEGRDYGSDLVIQEETRLNAGGDLDLTLPLARDPDGQPVSYRIEATVEDESRRTVSAQTQVIAFPASLNVEASTDGYVYDAGKPIRVSLDTRDLKDVGRAAPVTLDLIRQSYDYDRKKKIWVLSETRLARSQVQTNAAGAASTTLSTPRGGGYLVRATVKDARGRTSTFENFVWVLKPGEDYGWNYRDLTVQLDRKSYAPGDTATVLVGNPRPGAPVLVTLEGDRLRSSTVLRGAGAVLTYRFPVTADMAPNIYVAAATLSDGQFYSNDARVKVPRVGAALTVKVTPEKARYGPGDTGKFSVDVQTADGQGVAGEVALGVVDGAIYLVQRDNSTPIAQVFDAPRSNAVGTNSSLNFYFSQVGTVASAPRQMETTPAFAQDKQSRAADAASADPLTPRQEFKDTILWVPNLLTDAQGHAEVTVKFPDNLTTWVTTARAQTKTPRFGQGAATTMTTRDVIARLSLPTFLVRGDTVTLSGIVNNTLNTAVTGTASAVLSGLTPLGGAALKPGGAPLRVAANGRVRTDMQVRAGNVGTADVTFTARTASGNDALKLPLPVKARGYEVTQTAVGSASSPSVKLNIPRDANLKTLDLSLSLTPSLLSAVSPALEYLVGYPYGCTEQTMSRFLPALLAEETLGRAALPQSVSQNLPDIVSAGLARLEVFQHEDGGWNFWQYDDSTLEMSAYVVEGLLRAKHLGAKVDNDMLYSGLQYLAKNVPNPKRRQAERASAYRALADAGKVDKAQLAAFARRKDLEPYALAQIALALNKTGQTQAARDVLDRLKAGRIGTNEGALLHWETPKRGGGDSWYDYWDDNSVQVTAKALEAVATLEPNSALIPGVSQWLLANRRGPKWLSTQDTTTVIIAALVLKPPKAVGGDVDVLLDGQNAGQATLTGQEAVTLNIDASTLKAGAHTVTMTGAPAGLTFSTQLNYSREPAELKGDASKGFRMSRQYQRLEPVWDAKNNKYTYRRVPLLKGGQMQPVTVGDLILVTLSVQPVGQAARYMVVSDPIPAGMKALDERSLSIAGLQDPDEYGWDNWNYWYAGRDLLDDRVDLYADYLKGEQKMTYLLRAQTPGTFTALPTHAFLMYDPDVEGYAPATTFTVRDRGQ; this is encoded by the coding sequence ATGAAGCGACGTTGGACGCGGGGTGTGATGTTGTCGGGTTTGTTGCTGGTGGGGCTGGCCCCGGCTCAGCGCGAGGTTTCGATCTATGGCGGGGTCTACAGGAGCAGCCAGCCGGTCAGCGTGGAAGTGTATGCGCCCGCCGGAACGGTGTTCACCCTCAGCCGGGTGCTGGACCCGGCGGCCCTGTTCGCCGCCTCGCCCGATCCACACGAACCCAGGCTGGGTGCCGCGCGCCGCAGCGCGCCGATCCGCACCATCACGCTGAAGAAACGGGATCAGCGCCTGGACTTTGGAAAGCTGCCCAGCGGCGTGTACGTGGTGGGCACGGGCAAGCTGGGCGCGGTGGTGCTGGTCAGCAACCTGGGGCTGGTGGTCAAGCGCGACGCGGGGCAGGCGCTGACGTTTGCGGCGGACCGTGAAAGCGGACAGACGCGAGCGGCGCGGGTGTGGGCGCTGGGGGGCGGGTCCCCAGTGTTGTCGGGCGCCGATGGCGTGGCCCGTTTCACCAGGAAAGCGAACGCCGATTCGGACAAGGAGACCTTCCTGGCCCGCTACGGCAACGACTGGGCCATCAGCGGGGCGTACTGGAACAGCTACGCGGCCCCATTGGTGCGCGGTTACGTCTACACGGACCGCCCGATTTACCGCCCCGGCCAGCATGTGGAGTTCAAGGCGGTGCTGCGTCAGGCGCGCAAACTGACGCCGCTGGCGAATACGTCGGTGCGCGTGACCATCCAGTCTCCCGACGGCGACGAGGTGTACCGCAAGACCCTGACCACCAACGCGCTGGGATCGCTCAGCGCCGGGCTGGACCTGCCGGTGGGCGCGAAGCTGGGCGAGTACTATTTTTCACTGAAGCCCGACAAGGCCGGTGGTGACAGCCAGAGCGACATCGGCGGCAGCTTTCAGGTGGAGGCGTACCAGAAGCCCGAATACGCCGTGACCCTCGCGCCGGACCGCAAACGGGCCGTGCAGGGCGAGAAGGTCAATCTTCGCATCTCGGCCCGCTACCTGTTCGGGGGCAACGTGAGCGGGGCCAGGGTCAATTACAACGTCACCCGCGCGCCGTATTATCCGCCCGGCTTCGACAGCGATTACCTGCCCCCCGGCGACGAGGGCCGCGACTACGGCTCCGATCTGGTGATTCAGGAGGAGACGCGCCTGAACGCGGGCGGCGACCTGGACCTGACCCTGCCGCTGGCGCGTGACCCGGACGGCCAGCCGGTCAGCTACCGCATCGAGGCCACGGTGGAGGACGAATCGCGCCGCACGGTCAGCGCCCAGACCCAGGTGATCGCCTTTCCCGCCAGCTTGAACGTGGAGGCCAGCACCGACGGCTACGTGTACGACGCGGGCAAGCCGATTCGCGTGTCGCTGGACACCCGGGATCTGAAAGACGTGGGCCGCGCCGCCCCGGTCACGCTGGACCTGATCCGCCAGAGCTACGACTACGACCGGAAGAAGAAGATCTGGGTGCTGAGCGAGACGCGCCTGGCCCGCTCGCAGGTGCAGACGAACGCGGCGGGCGCGGCCAGCACCACCCTGTCCACCCCACGTGGCGGTGGGTATCTGGTGCGCGCCACCGTGAAGGACGCGCGGGGCCGCACGAGTACCTTCGAGAACTTCGTCTGGGTCCTCAAACCCGGCGAGGACTACGGCTGGAACTACCGCGATCTGACCGTGCAACTGGACCGCAAGAGCTACGCCCCCGGCGACACCGCCACCGTGCTGGTGGGGAATCCCAGGCCCGGCGCTCCGGTGCTGGTGACGCTGGAAGGCGACAGACTGCGCAGTTCCACTGTCCTGCGCGGCGCAGGCGCGGTGCTGACCTACCGTTTTCCAGTCACGGCGGACATGGCCCCGAACATCTACGTCGCGGCGGCCACCCTCAGCGACGGCCAGTTTTACAGCAACGACGCCCGCGTGAAGGTGCCCCGCGTGGGCGCGGCCCTGACCGTGAAAGTCACGCCGGAAAAGGCCCGTTACGGCCCCGGCGACACCGGCAAGTTCAGCGTGGACGTGCAGACGGCGGACGGCCAGGGTGTGGCCGGCGAGGTGGCGCTGGGGGTGGTGGATGGGGCCATCTATCTGGTGCAGCGCGACAACAGCACGCCGATTGCCCAGGTGTTCGATGCGCCGCGCAGCAACGCGGTGGGCACCAATTCCAGCCTCAATTTCTACTTCTCGCAGGTGGGGACCGTGGCCTCTGCGCCCAGGCAAATGGAAACCACGCCCGCCTTCGCGCAGGACAAGCAGAGCCGGGCCGCCGACGCTGCCAGCGCCGATCCATTGACACCGCGTCAGGAGTTCAAGGACACCATCCTGTGGGTGCCCAACCTGCTGACCGACGCGCAGGGCCACGCCGAGGTGACGGTCAAGTTCCCCGACAACCTGACCACCTGGGTGACCACCGCCCGCGCCCAGACGAAGACTCCGCGTTTCGGGCAGGGCGCCGCCACCACCATGACCACCAGGGACGTGATCGCCCGCCTGAGCCTGCCCACCTTCCTGGTGCGCGGCGACACGGTCACGCTGTCGGGGATCGTGAACAACACGCTGAATACAGCGGTGACGGGCACGGCCAGCGCGGTCCTGAGCGGCCTGACCCCGCTGGGCGGCGCGGCGCTGAAACCCGGCGGCGCACCGCTCCGTGTGGCCGCCAATGGCCGGGTCCGCACGGACATGCAGGTGCGGGCAGGCAATGTCGGCACAGCGGACGTGACCTTCACGGCGCGCACGGCTTCCGGCAATGACGCCCTGAAACTGCCCCTCCCGGTCAAGGCCAGGGGATACGAGGTGACGCAGACGGCGGTGGGCAGCGCCTCCAGCCCCAGCGTGAAGCTCAATATTCCCAGGGACGCCAACCTGAAAACGCTGGACCTCAGCCTGAGCCTCACGCCGTCGCTGCTGTCCGCCGTCTCGCCCGCGCTGGAGTATCTGGTGGGCTATCCCTACGGCTGCACCGAGCAGACCATGAGCCGTTTCCTGCCTGCGCTGCTGGCCGAGGAAACCCTGGGCCGCGCGGCCCTGCCGCAGAGCGTGTCTCAGAATCTGCCCGACATCGTGAGTGCGGGGCTGGCGCGGCTGGAAGTGTTCCAGCACGAGGACGGCGGCTGGAACTTCTGGCAGTACGACGACAGCACCCTGGAAATGAGCGCCTACGTGGTGGAGGGCCTGTTGCGGGCCAAGCACCTGGGGGCAAAGGTCGACAACGACATGCTCTACAGCGGGCTGCAGTACCTCGCCAAAAACGTGCCCAATCCGAAGCGCCGGCAGGCCGAGCGGGCCAGCGCCTACCGTGCCCTGGCCGACGCTGGCAAAGTGGACAAGGCGCAACTGGCCGCCTTCGCTCGCCGCAAGGATCTGGAACCCTACGCGCTGGCCCAAATCGCGCTGGCACTGAACAAGACGGGGCAGACCCAGGCCGCCCGTGACGTGCTGGACCGCCTCAAGGCCGGACGGATCGGCACCAACGAGGGCGCGCTGCTGCACTGGGAAACGCCGAAACGGGGGGGCGGCGACTCCTGGTACGACTACTGGGACGACAACAGCGTTCAGGTGACGGCCAAGGCGCTGGAAGCCGTCGCCACGCTGGAGCCGAACAGCGCCCTGATTCCCGGCGTCTCGCAGTGGCTGCTGGCCAACCGGCGCGGCCCCAAATGGCTGTCCACCCAGGACACCACCACTGTGATCATCGCGGCGCTGGTCCTGAAGCCCCCGAAGGCGGTGGGCGGGGACGTAGACGTCCTGTTGGACGGCCAGAACGCTGGGCAGGCCACGCTGACCGGACAGGAGGCAGTCACCCTCAACATTGATGCCAGCACGCTAAAAGCCGGAGCGCACACGGTCACAATGACGGGCGCACCCGCCGGGCTGACCTTCAGCACGCAACTGAACTACAGCCGCGAACCCGCCGAGTTGAAGGGCGACGCCAGCAAAGGATTCAGGATGAGCCGCCAGTATCAGCGTCTGGAACCGGTGTGGGACGCGAAGAACAACAAATATACCTACCGGCGCGTCCCGCTCCTGAAAGGCGGGCAGATGCAGCCGGTCACGGTGGGCGACCTGATTCTGGTCACCCTCAGCGTGCAGCCGGTGGGTCAGGCCGCCCGCTACATGGTGGTCAGCGATCCCATTCCGGCGGGCATGAAGGCGCTGGACGAACGCAGTCTGAGCATCGCGGGCCTGCAGGACCCCGACGAGTACGGCTGGGACAACTGGAACTACTGGTACGCGGGCCGTGACCTGCTCGATGACCGGGTGGACCTGTACGCCGACTACCTGAAGGGCGAGCAGAAGATGACCTACCTGCTGCGCGCCCAGACCCCCGGCACCTTCACCGCGCTGCCCACCCACGCCTTCTTGATGTACGACCCGGACGTGGAGGGCTACGCCCCGGCGACGACCTTCACCGTGCGGGACCGGGGGCAGTGA